The DNA region TGAAACGCTGGGGGTACACGCCCAAGAAACCCGTAGAGCGAGCCTACGAGCAAGACCCAAAGACGGTACAACGGTGGTTGGAACACGAGTATCCGGAGATTGAGCAACGGGCCAAAACCGAAGGAGCAGAGATTGCTTGGGGGGATGAATCAGGCGTGTCCTCGACTGAGTATGGCGGACGAGGGTATGCCTTGCTGGGCACGTCTCCTGAGATTCGTCCCAGTGAGCGCAACCGAGAGCGCGTCAATTACATTGCCAGTGTGAGTAACCAGGGAGGAGTCCAGTTTATGCTCTACACTTGCACGTTGGCAGCAGAACTGTTCATCCGATTTTGCCAGCGGTTGATCGCCAAGCGCCAGCGGAAACTATTTTGGATTGTGGACCGGCATCCCGTGCATCGGCAACAGAGCGTGAAACAGTGGTTACGAGAACACCTCGAGCAGATTGAGTTATTTTACTTACCCTCCTATTCGCCAGAATTGAATCCAACTGAATACTTCAATGGTGATGTGAAGCAGGGCGTGCATGACAAACCACCGAGTCGTAATTTGAAGCAGTTGAAAGGGCGAGTGTTATCTCAATTGCGGAAGTTACAGAAGCTACCTGCTCGGATTAGAAATTATTTCAAGCATCCATTGATTGCTTATGCTGCGTTGTAGAATGCATTCTATTTTATTGCCGAGGCAATAGGAAGTGGAGAAATGGTGGTATCAAACCAAATTTCCTCTCCCTGAATCGGTAGGGAATATTCAATTTTCACCGGCTGGCCCTGAGTTAACGCCTGTTGAATGCTATTCCATATCAGGTCTGCCCGATCCTGTGGAAAAACCTCATGGAGAGTGCGCCCTATGATGAAGTCAGCAGGCTGATACAACAGGGGATGATTCTTTGACGTCAGAATTTTAAGACAGCGTCCTTCAGCATCTCGCACCAGCACCAGGTCATCCATCGCGGTAAAGAGAGCTTGCATTTCGTCATTAGCAATGCATAAAGCGGCTTCAACCTGTTGACATTTGGCTTCGCTGTGCTGCAACGATCGCTCAAACTGCTGTCGTTCTGCAGCTAAGCGGCTTTCTGCCAGTTGTTGAGCAGCCTTTGCTTGCTGGAGTTCCTGCTGACACTGGCGGAGTTGCTGCTCTAACTCTCGATTTCTGGCTTGGAGGTCATCGCTCATTGTTATTGGTCAGTCAGCTACATTCGTTAATATTAAATCCCACTTTCCGCCCTTTAAGTGTCACACTCAAACATTTAACCCTGAAAGCCTTGCTGAGCAAAGAATATGAGGCTATTAGTTCGCATGAACCATTAGAGCGCAGTTGAGAATAGATGCTGTTTATTGAGATAAATCTCTGGCCAAGGCTTCTGGGAGTCCGTGGCTGCGTCGTTAATCCCTGATGTGCCAGTTGAAAGTGCGGAATGTGGGTTAAATTTTCCCTCTCTCTACTTCATGTCTGCTTACCAAACCTTTGAACAGTCCATTCCCATCAAAGCCAGTGCGATCGTGGTCGAAAAATGCCTGACTGACCTGGATCTGATGCATCGCTGGCTTAATCCTGCCTTACGGTGTGAACCGATCGGAGAGTGGTCAACTCAGATTGGTAGCCAGAGCCGTTTCGTCATCCAATTTCCCTTCTGGCAGCCCACGTTAACCAGTGTGGTGATCGAGCGAGAACCGGGCTTGATCGTCTGGAGCTTTAAGGGCTTTTTTACAGGCCGCGATCGCTGGGAGTGCAACCCTGAGCTAGATAGCACCCGCCTGGTCAATCGCTTTGAGTTCACAATTCCCAACCCTCTGGTACAGTTTGGCTTCAACACCTTCGCCGCCCGCTGGACACAGCAGGATATGCAAGCCCAACTCCGCCGCCTGAAACAGGTAGCAGAGGAAATTTACTTGAGTGGAAAGTGAAACCACTCCCCATCTCCTCAAAGTAAAGATTTTGGCTCAAATTCTCTGACTGTCTGAC from Leptodesmis sichuanensis A121 includes:
- a CDS encoding SRPBCC family protein, which codes for MSAYQTFEQSIPIKASAIVVEKCLTDLDLMHRWLNPALRCEPIGEWSTQIGSQSRFVIQFPFWQPTLTSVVIEREPGLIVWSFKGFFTGRDRWECNPELDSTRLVNRFEFTIPNPLVQFGFNTFAARWTQQDMQAQLRRLKQVAEEIYLSGK
- a CDS encoding PAS domain-containing protein; amino-acid sequence: MSDDLQARNRELEQQLRQCQQELQQAKAAQQLAESRLAAERQQFERSLQHSEAKCQQVEAALCIANDEMQALFTAMDDLVLVRDAEGRCLKILTSKNHPLLYQPADFIIGRTLHEVFPQDRADLIWNSIQQALTQGQPVKIEYSLPIQGEEIWFDTTISPLPIASAIK
- a CDS encoding IS630 family transposase — protein: MDKPDARHLSIETQNYLRQQAIRLREQGKRVKDISEYLGVHRNTVWEWWWEYEHYGEDALYQLERGRQVGEGRTLERWQEEAVQTAMQDHFPEDYQIDSALWTRRAVQALMEQVCQVKMPIRTVGEYLKRWGYTPKKPVERAYEQDPKTVQRWLEHEYPEIEQRAKTEGAEIAWGDESGVSSTEYGGRGYALLGTSPEIRPSERNRERVNYIASVSNQGGVQFMLYTCTLAAELFIRFCQRLIAKRQRKLFWIVDRHPVHRQQSVKQWLREHLEQIELFYLPSYSPELNPTEYFNGDVKQGVHDKPPSRNLKQLKGRVLSQLRKLQKLPARIRNYFKHPLIAYAAL